A single window of Lepisosteus oculatus isolate fLepOcu1 chromosome 29, fLepOcu1.hap2, whole genome shotgun sequence DNA harbors:
- the LOC102686089 gene encoding amyloid-beta A4 precursor protein-binding family A member 3: MADLDEPFLRAEGEGTSRSREWQVSGETVLTQEEVSLLPGERASPLLDDLDSFSLIEPPPLDWRSDSSSEGCAVADEGGSPPPDVDAAQEALGELGLPPSPRCCASELSCTADCQAGPIGSEQLVEEEEEEEEEGGSGECRQEDEDHTRIQVLLARLQTLDTEASFPESTGTCADLPRPLVSSPEPRETVGHAIPPGPLNPGMGATWNERGAGLLFSEVNQRDLLSLLDCEGGAGPAARTDDGECTDRDSEVSVTYSEEKGECLWDHLGHRPEASREDALSPLDEVPEPVWLKTPGRAPPEEELTPSDSSDNSQSYPAYKDVPGPCDPEDLLDGVIFGAKYLGSTQMMSDKNPSTSARMTQAQEAVDRIKAPEGESQPMTEVDLFISTQRIKVLSAGNQEAMMDHSLQLISYIADIGNIVVLMARRKSAPRRETGEGAGNSSGHKKKCCMICHVFCSEDAHLIAQAIGQAFGVAYQQFLQANGIKPSELRPSEYSDYLGTQELYNGDLVHFSRSENIREVVITKERGEILGLAVVESGWGSILPTAVVANLLHGGPAERSGELSIGDRIMSVNGTSLVGLPIATCHSIIRDLKNQVEVKLSIVHCPPVTMAIIKRPDPKYQLGFSVEDGIICSLMRGGIAERGGIRVGHRIIEINGQSVVATPHEKIIHILAHAVGEIHLKTMPASTYRLLTGQEQPVFL; this comes from the exons atgGCAGATTTGGATGAGCCCTTCTTGAGAGCCGAGGGGGAGGGCACCAGCCGGTCCCGGGAATGGCAAGTGAGTGGGGAGACGGTGTTGACCCAGGAGGAAGTGTCTCTGCTCCCAGGCGAACGTGCGAGCCCCCTGCTAGACGATCTGGACTCCTTCAGCTTGATCGAGCCCCCCCCGCTGGACTGGCGCTCGGACTCCTCCAGCGAGGGCTGCGCCGTGGCGGACGAGGGCGGCTCACCCCCGCCCGATGTGGACGCCGCTCAGGAGGCCCTGGGTGAGCTGGGGCTGCCTCCCAGCCCTCGCTGCTGTGCTTCAGAGCTGAGCTGCACAGCAGACTGCCAAGCCGGGCCCATTGGGAGTGAGCAgctggtggaggaggaggaggaagaggaagaggaaggtgGAAGTGGGGAGTGCCGGCAGGAAGATGAAGACCACACTCGGATCCAGGTGCTCCTTGCCCGGCTTCAGACATTAGACACGGAGGCGTCTTTCCCAGAGTCGACTGGAACTTGCGCTGACCTCCCACGCCCTCTCGTCAGCTCTCCAGAGCCCAGGGAAACAGTGGGCCATGCCATCCCGCCCGGCCCACTGAATCCGGGCATGGGGGCGACCTGGAACGAGAGGGGCGCGGGCCTGCTGTTCTCCGAGGTGAACCAGAGAGACCTGCTGAGCCTCCTCGATTGCGAGGGGGGGGCGGGGCCGGCGGCGAGGACAGACGATGGGGAGTGCACGGACAGGGACTCCGAGGTCTCGGTCACATACAGCGAGGAGAAAGGAGAGTGCCTCTGGGACCACTTAGGCCACAGGCCAGAAGCGAGCAGGGAAGACGCCCTCTCCCCTCTGGACGAGGTCCCAGAGCCCGTGTGGTTGAAGACGCCTGGCAGGGCCCCTCCGGAGGAAGAGCTGACGCCCTCTGACAGCAGTGAT aataGCCAGAGCTACCCAGCCTATAAAGATG TGCCTGGCCCTTGTGACCCGGAGGACCTCCTGGATGGGGTGATTTTTGGGGCGAAGTATCTGGGCTCCACCCAGATGATGTCAGATAAGAACCCCTCTACCAGTGCGCGCATGACACAGGCGCAGGAGGCTGTGGACAGAATCAAG GCTCCAGAGGGAGAGTCCCAGCCCATGACGGAGGTTGATCTCTTCATCTCCACCCAGAGGATCAAAGTGCTGAGCGCAGGCAACCAG GAAGCCATGATGGATCACTCTCTGCAGCTGATCTCCTACATTGCTGATATTGGCAACATCGTGGTCCTGATGGCCCGCAGGAAGTCGGCTCCCCGCCGCGAGACCGGAGAGGGGGCGGGGAATAGTTCAGGCCACAAAAAGAAGTGCTGCATGATCTGCCATGTCTTCTGCTCCGAGGAT GCTCACCTGATTGCTCAAGCGATTGGACAGGCGTTTGGTGTGGCCTACCAGCAGTTCCTGCAAGCCAATGGCATCAAGCCCAGTGAGCTGCGGCCCAGCGAGTACAGCGACTACCTGGGCACCCAGGAGCTCTACAACGGGGACCTGGTGCACTTCTCCCGCTCCGAGAACATCCGGGAG GTGGTGATCACAAAGGAGCGCGGGGAGATCTTGGGACTGGCGGTGGTCGAGTCGGGCTGGGGTTCCATCCTGCCCACGGCGGTGGTGGCCAACCTCCTGCACGGGGGGCCGGCGGAGCGCAGTGGGGAGCTCAGCATCGGGGACAGGATCATGTCTGTCAACGGCACCAGCCTGGTGGGCCTGCCCATTGCCACCTGTCACAGTATCATTCGG GATCTGAAGAACCAGGTGGAGGTGAAGCTCAGCATCGTCCACTGTCCCCCTGTCACCATGGCGATCATCAAACGCCCAGATCCCAAGTATCAGCTGGGTTTCAGTGTGGAGGATGGGATT ATTTGCAGTCTCATGCGGGGGGGCATCGCGGAGCGGGGGGGCATTCGGGTGGGCCACCGCATCATCGAGATCAACGGGCAGAGCGTGGTGGCCACTCCGCACGAGAAGATCATCCACATCCTGGCGCACGCAGTCGGGGAG ATTCACCTGAAGACCATGCCCGCCTCAACATACCGCCTGCTTACAGGACAGGAGCAGCCCGTCTTcctctga
- the pex11g gene encoding peroxisomal membrane protein 11C, translating into MQCSLESLVHVLESYRGRDKVVRTLCYGSQLVGGALAQKTTGQSRLGKSLLLFSAQLSRCRTVLRLFDDLSMLSYSRSYGLGTRDEDPVLRWMSVLGNVADQLYYPCEHIAWAADAELIRTKSDKWWTLSTALWGISLLLGILRSLRVLLLLKRKMKKSERSRLRESSEPGVQRGSEIERQLWSEVLTVISSMADLTNAIHWMPPGFLWAGCFPDWLVGLMGTTSSLIGFHQMWTGEGGAGV; encoded by the exons ATGCAGTGCTCGCTGGAAAGCTTAGTACACGTTCTAGAGTCGTACAGAGGAAGAGACAAAGTG GTCCGGACACTGTGTTATGGCTCCCAGTTGGTCGGGGGTGCCCTTGCCCAGAAGACGACGGGACAGTCCAGGCTGGGGAAGAGCCTGTTGCTGTTCTCGGCTCAGCTCAGCCGCTGCCGCACCGTGCTGAGGCTGTTCGATGATCTCTCCATGCTCTCCTACTCCAGGAGCTACGGACTCGGGACGCGG GACGAGGATCCTGTGCTGCGGTGGATGTCTGTGCTCGGTAACGTGGCTGACCAGCTGTACTACCCCTGCGAGCACATCGCCTGGGCCGCTGACGCCGAACTCATCCGCACCAAGTCTGACAAGTGGTGGACGCTGAGCACTGCCCTGTGGGGCATTTCCCTGCTGCTGGGAATCCTCCG GTCTCTGCGAGTCCTCTTGTTGCTTAAAAGGAAGATGAAGAAAAGTGAGAGGAGCAGACTGAGGGAGAGCAG TGAGCCAGGTGTCCAGCGTGGCTCCGAGATCGAGCGTCAGTTATGGTCAGAAGTGCTCACTGTGATCAGCAGCATGGCAGATTTGACCAACGCCATCCACTGGATGCCACCAGGATTCCTGTGGGCTGGATGTTTCCCCGATTGGCTGGTGGGCCTCATGGGCACTACCTCTTCCTTGATTGGCTTTCATCAGATGTGGACTGGCGAAGGAGGAGCTGGCGTCTGA